A single genomic interval of Coccidioides posadasii str. Silveira chromosome 1, complete sequence harbors:
- the UTP5 gene encoding Small subunit (SSU) processome component (EggNog:ENOG410PGRK~COG:A~BUSCO:3535at33183), giving the protein MPTKKRSRGPVSKISAAAAASSGTQITVNKSSVIRSSFSPSEYQLALFASVIQGLDAQHLRVHDVNSGRLRCEHAVNPKEVITSLDWGYHGDADRDQHLKKKRKRSSGVNAVIDASEPGDAVVAFGTNTSEIRMYSPAEGKIVATLTGGHERGIRDFRFTVQKPGLEGWSIGGDAKLVQWNLQTGNAIRVISLPSSSVGTLAPPVPTNPPVLCASQTPYLIDLEKEGQDSGPSFSAMRNTVHTLISSSTNLESLSEQFLAIDSDRYMNLFDIQKRKLLGSLVTKKEVESVAFYPASSDSRSKKHDEGSRSAIFQRQLLAAVTRDGAIELFSNPFHQEDAQSVNATASLKSRLKAMTRRSDATVKIVRPDASRTVVPVVAVSFDGSDLVVAWAEAGANVVFDRIRWRDEETKELILQGESEIARGKSASMVGSAMMNGVKNMGKSHVDESHTVVEQGGVAEGIMRDGVEEDASGLSNDEEEASDVEQEKANEIPSSHSLAKAEDNDVDMADVDAEEEEEEEEEEEEEEEEEGGPSFGELLRANSAKHIDVAAELDEAEVGALVSTRQPKSLQQLPSGLSVATVLSQSLKTNDHNLLESCFHTTDVNIVRATIQRLDSSLAATLLQKLAERLASRPGRYGHLLVWVQWTCVAHGGSIAGKPEILKQMTSLFKVMDQRSSSLSSLLLLKGKLDMLDAQLGLRRSLNQNREGRFESDEDDVIYVEGQEDEVETEDDERLAIEDAGARQTRDVDMGDITGDEEDGEDMPMVVNGAVSESGEDEGDEEDDELFDDEAVESEDGEGASEEEDDEDEDEEEDEDLGSMADFIADSDEESEILVDPPASTKKSKIKKG; this is encoded by the exons ATGCCGACCAAAAAACGCTCCCGCGGGCCAGTATCGAAGATCTCCGCGGCCGCGGCAGCATCTTCGGGGACCCAGATCACTGTGAACAAATCATCTGTTATTCGCTCCTCGTTTTCTCCCTCAGAGTACCAATTGGCCCTTTTCGCCTCTGTCATCCAGGGTTTGGACGCTCAGCATCTGCGGGTTCACGACGTTAATTCCGGCCGGTTACGCTGTGAACATGCTGTGAATCCGAAGGAGGTTATCACCTCTTTGGACTGGGGCTACCATGGCGATGCGGACAGAGATCAgcatctgaagaagaagcgcAAACGGAGCTCGGGGGTCAATGCTGTCATCGATGCCTCTGAGCCCGGCGATGCCGTCGTCGCATTTGGCACGAATACGTCCGAGATTCGAATGTATTCTCCTGCAGAGGGTAAAATCGTGGCTACGCTTACCGGTGGACATGAAAGGGGAATCCGAGACTTCCGGTTCACCGTCCAGAAGCCTGGTCTGGAAGGTTGGAGCATCGGAGGCGATGCGAAGCTTGTACAGTGGAATCTACAGACTGGAAATGCTATAAG AGTGATTTCCTTACCTTCGTCGTCCGTCGGAACTTTGGCACCACCGGTTCCTACCAATCCTCCCGTCCTCTGTGCTTCACAAACACCATACCTAATAGATCTCGAGAAGGAGGGCCAAGATTCTGGACCATCATTTAGCGCTATGCGAAATACCGTGCACACACTAATATCATCATCGACTAATTTGGAGTCCCTATCCGAACAATTCCTCGCTATCGACTCTGACCGCTACATGAACCTATTCGACATTCAAAAGAGAAAGTTGCTCGGCTCTCTGGTGACCAAGAAGGAGGTTGAATCCGTAGCATTTTATCCGGCAAGCTCAGATTCCCGAAGCAAGAAACATGATGAGGGTTCACGATCCGCCATTTTTCAGAGGCAGTTGCTTGCGGCCGTGACCCGGGATGGGGCGATTGAATTGTTTTCAAACCCCTTCCATCAAGAGGACGCACAATCCGTCAACGCAACCGCCAGTCTGAAGTCTCGTTTAAAGGCTATGACACGGCGATCAGATGCTACCGTCAAGATCGTTAGACCGGACGCTTCGAGAACGGTTGTTCCCGTCGTCGCTGTTTCCTTCGACGGATCTGACCTTGTTGTCGCATGGGCCGAAGCAGGTGCAAATGTTGTATTTGATAGGATACGTTGGCGGGACGAGGAGACGAAAGAGTTGATACTCCAGGGTGAAAGTGAAATCGCGCGTGGCAAGTCCGCGTCGATGGTTGGCTCAGCTATGATGAATGGCGTGAAGAACATGGGTAAAAGCCATGTAGATGAATCACATACTGTCGTCGAACAAGGTGGCGTCGCAGAGGGAATTATGCGGGATGGTGTGGAAGAAGATGCTTCAGGATTAAGCAatgacgaagaagaagcttCAGACGTAGAGCAAGAAAAGGCAAACGAGATCCCATCTTCGCATAGCCTAGCAAAAGCAGAGGACAATGACGTTGATATGGCTGACGTTGAcgctgaagaagaggaagaggaagaggaagaggaagaggaagaggaagaggaagagggagGACCATCGTTTGGCGAGCTCCTACGCGCCAATTCCGCCAAACATATCGACGTGGCCGCAGAACTCGACGAGGCCGAAGTAGGAGCGCTAGTCAGTACCAGACAACCCAAGTCTCTCCAACAATTGCCCTCAGGCCTCTCCGTCGctactgttctctctcaatctcttaaAACAAACGATCACAACCTCCTCGAATCCTGCTTTCACACGACAGATGTGAACATCGTCCGCGCCACCATCCAACGCCTCGATTCCTCCCTCGCCGCAACGCTCCTCCAGAAACTTGCTGAACGTCTTGCTTCGAGGCCGGGACGCTATGGACACCTACTTGTCTGGGTACAATGGACATGCGTCGCACATGGTGGTTCGATAGCAGGAAAGCCAGAGATCCTCAAACAAATGACCTCTCTGTTCAAAGTCATGGACCAGCGATCGTCGAGCCTTTCGTCCTTGCTTCTTCTCAAGGGGAAACTAGACATGCTTGACGCCCAGTTAGGATTGAGACGCAGTCTGAACCAGAATCGGGAGGGACGCTTTGAGAGTGATGAGGACGACGTGATTTACGTTGAAGGACAGGAGGATGAGGTGGAgactgaagatgatgaacGTCTTGCCATCGAGGATGCGGGTGCGCGACAAACCCGCGATGTTGATATGGGGGATATTACCGGCGATGAGGAAGATGGCGAAGATATGCCCATGGTGGTTAATGGTGCGGTATCGGAATCCGGGGAGGATGAAGGAgacgaggaggacgatgagCTCTTTGACGATGAGGCTGTGGAGTCTGAGGATGGAGAAGGCGCCagcgaagaggaagatgatgaagacgaggatgaggaggaggacgaagATCTGGGTAGCATGGCTGATTTCATTGCCGATTCTGATGAGGAGTCAGAGATATTGG
- a CDS encoding uncharacterized protein (EggNog:ENOG410PH11~COG:K): MVTPPPEATALEDKVKLLPVADPAVAATTTGNAELPSRPLDKMDEAAGRVDRSLSPLANGTSLPNGTKEALNGLTSPSTEKEPKPPAETTSSNRFLTQGNEVETSSSLPNADTLDGEKKTEPTESEANSRNEPSAPDTTTEVVTPLVPQGEQVMPQVEKAEDKPLSQPISPPATAPVVEPNETQSSAPAPTLSTSQDQTMAEAPPLSPTKMSREREEDEADEPAAKRTKTDAITPPQAEFKVPDLPPPASTAITPLQNKFFIRTLAALKRTHDARFFRVPVDPVKLNIPNYPTIIKEPMDLHTMEDKIKSGAYKMVDQITADFKLMIDNCITFNGPEHVVTVEGMRLRDNWERHLTKLPSPSEVEPTAAEKKAKKASTAPTKTQPARRESQAKAAAPKVVNATSPTTFALGPEGLPLIRRDSNTVDGRPKRSIHPPKNRDLPYSTKPKKKKFHWELKFCEEVIDELHKPKHYNFAAPFYQPVDPVALNIPTYHNIIKKPMDLSTIRTKLQTGQYENSKEMENDVRLMFKNCYKFNIPGDPTYNAGKKLEEIFDYKWGQKARWLETHDPASAHQSDSSDNESSEGEESNDDEQHEKLQILQKQIAEMSKQVEAIRQKKKKTPPGPSKKASKAKPGKKDNKKGAPSRKDKKGGSKSTKSSEKQRWITYREKQIISHGISTLPENKVQDALHIIQSNVPSLKGTDQAEVELDIDELPNNVLVLLLNFVKKHAPQSFEFDEPAPEPLPTAVPAKPKKNKPMNAHEQEAQIGRLAGTLSKFQGGAQSSDPIHSEAARESSDDDDSEESEEE; the protein is encoded by the exons ATGGTAACTCCGCCTCCAGAAGCCACGGCGCTGGAGGACAAAGTCAAACTCCTCCCGGTCGCCGACCCTGCCGTCGCTGCAACCACCACGGG CAACGCAGAGCTGCCTTCCAGGCCACTTGACAAGATGGATGAAGCCGCTGGCAGGGTAGACAGAAGCCTATCGCCACTTGCGAACGGCACCTCATTGCCGAATGGCACGAAGGAAGCTTTAAACGGCCTCACCTCCCCCTCAACTGAAAAAGAACCCAAACCGCCTGCCGAGACTACATCATCCAATAGATTTCTTACACAGGGCAATGAAGTAGAAACTTCGTCCTCTCTTCCAAATGCGGACACCCTCGATggggaaaagaagacagAACCTACAGAAAGCGAGGCCAATTCGCGAAACGAACCATCTGCCCCAGACACAACTACAGAGGTGGTGACCCCTCTCGTACCTCAAGGGGAACAAGTAATGCCTCAAGTAGAAAAGGCTGAGGATAAGCCGCTCTCTCAACCGATCTCTCCGCCTGCGACGGCGCCCGTGGTCGAACCAAATGAAACCCAATCCTCCGCACCTGCTCCTACTCTTTCCACCAGTCAAGACCAGACCATGGCAGAGGCTCCACCTTTGTCGCCGACAAAGATGTCGCGGGAACGGGAAGAGGATGAGGCAGATGAACCAGCAGCTAAACGCACCAAGACCGATGCTATCACCCCTCCCCAAGCTGAGTTTAAGGTCCCCGACCTACCACCACCAGCCTCCACCGCCATCACGCCCTTACAAAATAAGTTTTTTATCCGCACTCTTGCAGCCTTGAAGAGAACACACGATGCGCGATTCTTCAGAGTGCCTGTTGACCCAGTCAAGCTTAACATTCCTAATTACCCAACTATCATCAAGGAACCCATGGATTTACACACTATGGAGGACAAGATCAAGAGCGGAGCTTACAAGATGGTTGACCAGATTACCGCGGATTTCAAATTGATGATTGACAACTGCATCACGTTCAACGGCCCGGAACACGTGGTGACTGTTGAAGGTATGCGGCTCAGGGATAACTGGGAACGTCATCTTACCAAACTTCCGAGTCCAAGCGAGGTAGAACCTACCGCCGCCGAAAAGAAGGCCAAAAAAGCGAGTACAGCTCCAACCAAGACACAACCAGCACGACGAGAATCCCAAGCAAAAGCAGCAGCACCCAAAGTTGTCAACGCCACCTCGCCAACTACTTTCGCTCTCGGTCCCGAAGGTCTTCCCCTAATCCGCCGTGACTCTAACACGGTTGATGGCCGTCCGAAACGATCCATCCATCCTCCTAAGAACCGAGATCTTCCCTACAGCACAaaaccaaagaagaagaaattccATTGGGAGCTCAAGTTCTGTGAGGAAGTTATCGACGAGTTACATAAGCCTAAGCATTATAACTTTGCCGCCCCTTTTTACCAGCCCGTTGACCCCGTTGCGCTGAATATTCCCACGTATCACAATATTATCAAGAAACCAATGGACCTCTCGACCATCAGGACAAAACTCCAGACCGGGCAGTATGAGAATTCTAAGGAAATGGAGAACGATGTTCGGCTTATGttcaagaactgctacaaGTTTAACATACCTGGGGACCCAACTTACAATGCTGGTAAAAAGCTTGAGGAGATTTTTGACTACAAATGGGGTCAGAAAGCCCGTTGGCTCGAGACACACGATCCTGCATCCGCTCACCAAAGCGACAGTTCAGACAACGAGAGCAGTGAGGGCGAGGAGAGCAATGACGACGAACAACATGAAAAACTACAGATCCTACAAAAACAGATTGCAGAGATGTCCAAGCAAGTCGAAGCGATCCGtcaaaagaagaagaaaactcCTCCAGGACCTTCAAAGAAAGCCAGCAAGGCCAAGCCCGGTAAAAAGGATAACAAAAAAGGCGCACCATCGCGAAAGGATAAGAAGGGTGGATCCAAGTCGACCAAATCATCAGAAAAGCAACGCTGGATTACCTATCGTGAGAAACAAATCATATCCCATGGTATCAGCACTCTTCCCGAGAACAAGGTACAGGACGCACTGCACATCATCCAATCCAATGTGCCTTCGCTTAAG GGAACTGATCAAGCTGAGGTCGAACTCGACATTGACGAACTCCCGAATAACGTGCTAGTACTATTGTTGAACTTTGTCAAGAAGCATGCTCCGCAATCCTTCGAATTTGACGAACCGGCGCCAGAGCCCCTTCCAACTGCCGTCCCCGCAAAGCCTAAGAAAAACAAGCCTATGAATGCCCATGAGCAGGAGGCGCAAATAGGCCGCCTCGCTGGTACTCTTTCGAAATTCCAGGGTGGCGCCCAGTCTTCTGACCCAA TTCATTCTGAAGCCGCTCGTGAAAGCAGTGACGATGATGACTCTGAAGAGAGCGAGGAAGAGTAA
- a CDS encoding uncharacterized protein (EggNog:ENOG410PKZP): protein MLPQCDPAILNDNPRFKALHQHLTTSILKPDGSTHELDGDPSRREVQVELKKFQIRAAKRRILKRLVCQLPYDLKNGLPDELRDLVAIIALYLDHPTSNTNSRRSTNDNADSVDDTLSLLGPDLNAFRSHLPSLLPAIRNKLDSELSHLKSLADATSPNHAAKKPDQSRIPQQTRSNDSRLRPLSLKPTMSYSSSASIAKYSLSAQLFKRQQALRTLQSVDLPAAQRQLAVTGAKVLSAHTRVMERMIQVLERTKHGSLARAGKARAEYLAAVAEGLDGKVRIMQQDILSSIYTPETLSALQSYRRYLHDTRVQLEEREKKALQELETYEVANNSSRADGDSRGTRAGALGDIPKRYGSLIREVEAVRMEIRRLGGKM, encoded by the exons ATGCTCCCGCAGTGTGATCCCGCGATCCTTAATGATAACCCACGTTTCAAAGCACTTCATCAGCATTTAACAACTTCAATTCTAAAGCCAGATGGATCGACGCATGAGCTGGATGGGGATCCGTCGCGGAGAGAGGTGCAAGTT GAGCTTAAGAAATTCCAGATCCGCGCTGCGAAGAGACGCATCTTGAAAAGGCTTGTGTGCCAGCTACCGTATGATTTGAAGAATGGCCTACCCGATGAA CTACGGGACCTAGTCGCCATCATTGCGCTTTATCTCGATCATCCTACGTCGAATACCAATTCAAGACGAAGCACTAACGACAACGCAGACAGCGTCGACGACACCCTCTCCCTTCTTGGACCAGACTTAAACGCCTTCAGGTCACACCTCCCCAGCCTTCTTCCCGCAATCCGCAACAAGCTCGACTCAGAGCTAAGCCATCTAAAGAGTCTGGCGGACGCTACATCGCCAAATCATGCTGCTAAAAAACCGGACCAATCCCGCATTCCACAGCAGACTCGCTCTAATGACAGTCGGCTTCGCCCTCTGTCGTTGAAGCCTACTATGTCATATTCCTCGTCCGCCTCCATCGCAAAATACTCTCTTTCAGCACAGCTGTTCAAGCGACAACAAGCACTCCGGACGTTACAGTCCGTGGACCTGCCGGCTGCGCAGAGACAGTTAGCAGTTACGGGTGCAAAGGTCCTTTCTGCGCATACTCGTGTGATGGAGCGAATGATACAGGTGCTTGAGAGGACGAAGCACGGATCGTTGGCGAGAGCAGGGAAAGCGAGAGCGGAATACCTAGCAGCTGTGGCAGAGGGGTTGGACGGGAAGGTCAG GATCATGCAGCAAGATATTCTCTCGAGTATATACACGCCCGAAACGCTCAGCGCGTTGCAGAGCTATCGCAGATATCTCCATGATACCCGTGTCCAGTTGGAAGAACGGGAAAAGAAGGCCTTGCAGGAGTTGGAGACTTATGAAGTTGCTAATAACTCCTCGAGAGCCGACGGTGATTCACGAGGGACCCGGGCGGGAGCTTTGGGCGATATCCCGAAGAGATATGGATCCTTGATTCGGGAGGTGGAAGCTGTGCGGATGGAGATTAGACGACTTGGTGGGAAAATGTAG
- the DPH3 gene encoding Diphthamide biosynthesis protein 3 (EggNog:ENOG410PRY8~COG:S~BUSCO:16706at33183) yields MADSLSIYDEVEIEDMTFDPALQIYHYPCPCGDRFEIGIADLRDGEEIAICPSCSLMIKVIFDVDDLPKDGDGGAGLATVAVQA; encoded by the exons ATGGCAGACAGCCTATCCATCTACGATGAGGTAGAGATCGAAGACATGACCTTCGACCCTGCCCTGCAAATCTATCACTACCCGTGCCCGTGTGGCGATAGGTTCGAGATCGGAATTGCAGATTTGAGGGATGGAGAGGAAATTGCAATCTGTCCAAGCTGCAGTCTGATGATCAAGGTTATTTTTGACGTG GACGACCTACCCAAGGATGGAGATGGTGGTGCTGGATTGGCGACCGTGGCGGTTCAGGCGTGA
- the FRR4 gene encoding Mitochondrial chaperone Frataxin (BUSCO:490662at4751~EggNog:ENOG410PRTK~COG:P~BUSCO:14385at33183), which produces MLSRNSSRALSSLFSSTTHAVHTPAVVSPAAIPSFNRAISRAPSSRAPQTPFARAFHYAPTLHKGITPGSSDPAPPSPEPNNLGGVSPHVVEPSPLSDAKYHEYSEHYFNVLLTELEEAQEQGSETEAEYSAGVLNVTVPGIGTYVLNKQPPNKQIWLSSPISGPKRYDWVVQGDSMTEKEGTRENIGGQWIYLRDGSNLTTLLNKELGLELDYDLYEKSKA; this is translated from the exons ATGCTATCCCGAAACTCATCTCGAGCTCTGAGCTCTCTCTTCTCATCCACAACCCATGCTGTGCACACCCCGGCAGTAGTATCTCCGGCAGCAATCCCATCATTCAACCGCGCAATATCAAGAGCACCTTCGTCCCGTGCGCCCCAAACACCCTTCGCCCGTGCTTTTCACTATGCGCCTACATTGCACAAGGGCATCACGCCTGGTTCATCGGACCCCGCGCCCCCGAGCCCCGAACCTAACAATCTCGGCGGAGTGTCGCCCCATGTCGTGGAACCTTCGCCATTATCGGATGCGAAATACCATGAATACTCAGAGCATTATTTCAATGTACTGCTCACAGAGCTAGAAGAGGCACAGGAACAAGGATCGGAAACAGAGGCGGAGTACAGT GCCGGCGTGCTCAACGTCACCGTTCCTGGGATCGGAACATACGTCCTGAATAAACAGCCCCCCAACAAGCAAATATGGCTGAGCTCCCCCATCTCCGGCCCCAAGCGCTACGACTGGGTTGTGCAAGGTGACTCAATGACCGAGAAGGAAGGGACAAGAGAAAACATTGGCGGACAGTGGATCTATCTTCGGGATGGCTCGAATCTGACGACTTTACTGAATAAAGAACTTGGCCTGGAACTGGATTACGATCTCTACGAGAAAAGCAAGGCTTAG
- a CDS encoding uncharacterized protein (EggNog:ENOG410PS18~COG:S~BUSCO:10968at33183) yields MIKSFCYIPGRSTRSSPQISYKAPKRYFSLAMGNKNHKGRHGRGNMGGNKKPPLTHFLCLPLVNQSSATQLVNSLADFKSKIPLIFPPAAARAEAVGHAVRIPLVPDDAMRPLGTLHLTLGVMSLTTEERLQQALDFLQSLDLNSLLKEAGTQAESTSDEQLCKATADESLEPLTITLTSLYALPKPRSATILHAHPLDPTSRLYPFCVNLRNKFIEAGLMHCEMIKDPKGKWRAQGEENTPQSTSVSRPTVEHSDSDSDGGVDLPVIRNAKSTALGQEGLVPRPLLLHATISNTIYAKSRRTFSNDKRKKREAYKFDATELIAMFGDNASPHSQGQNKSQKNHGEKQLQAQRNAAREPYIWAKDILLDRICICEMGAKPVPHDESKEGPALVEEYTVVGEKRF; encoded by the exons ATGATCAAATCATTCTGCTATATACCTGGCAGAAGCACCAGATCATCCCCCCAGATCAGCTACAAAGCACCAAAGCGCTACTTTTCTCTCGCCATGGGGAATAAGAATCATAAAGGCCGCCACGGCCGGGGCAATATGGGTGGAAATAAAAAGCCTCCACTGACACATTTCCTCTGCCTGCCCCTTGTCAACCAATCCTCTGCTACCCAGCTCGTTAATTCCCTAGCGGATTTTAAATCGAAAATTCCACTTATTTTTCCGCCAGCAGCTGCAAGAGCAGAAGCAGTAGGGCATGCTGTGCGCATACCATTGGTCCCCGATGATGCTATGAGGCCCCTCGGGACCTTGCATCTGACGCTAGGTGTCATGAGTCTCACGACGGAGGAAAGACTACAGCAAGCTCTAGATTTTCTGCAATCCTTGGACCTCAATTCATTGCTAAAGGAGGCGGGGACTCAGGCGGAGTCGACATCTGATGAGCAGTTATGCAAAGCTACAGCCGATGAGAGCTTGGAGCCTCTTACTATTACGCTAACTTCGCTATATGCACTGCCGAAACCTCGCTCTGCAACAATACTACATGCCCATCCCTTAGATCCAACGTCACGTCTCTACCCTTTCTGTGTCAACTTGCGaaacaagttcattgaagCGGGGCTTATGCACTGTGAAATGATTAAAGATCCGAAAGGCAAATGGAGAGCTCAGGGAGAGGAGAATACACCTCAGTCTACCAGCGTATCGAGGCCGACAGTTGAGCACAGTGATAGTGATAGCGATGGTGGTGTGGACCTACCCGTCATTCGCAACGCAAAATCTACTGCTTTGGGCCAAGAAGGGCTGGTGCCCAGACCACTCCTGCTACATGCCACGATATCAAACACCATATATGCAAAAAGCCGGCGGACCTTCTCAAATgacaagagaaagaagagggaggCCTATAAGTTTGATGCAACGGAATTAATTGCCATGTTTGGGGACAATGCTAGTCCGCATAGCCAAGGTCAAAACAAGAGTCAAA AAAATCATGGCGAAAAACAATTGCAAGCTCAGAGAAATGCTGCGAGAGAGCCATATATCTGGGCAAAGGACATCTTGCTCGATCGCATATGCATCTGTGAAATGGGTGCTAAGCCCGTGCCACATGATGAGTCAAAGGAAGGCCCTGCCTTGGTTGAAGAGTACACTGTTGTTGGAGAAAAGAGGTTTTGA